The Lolium rigidum isolate FL_2022 chromosome 2, APGP_CSIRO_Lrig_0.1, whole genome shotgun sequence genomic interval GCATTTTTGGTATTTCTGCCTAGGATTAAAGGGTGAAACTGCAAGCTGCAAGAAAACAGTGAAATGTAGTGTGTGGCAGGATTAGGAACCAGCGGCATTTATAGCTGAAAAGCTAGTGGTGATGACTTATTTAAGAAACACCAATTTACCATTTCATGGAGGCTCACTCTTAGCCAGGAAATAACGGTGTTTTAGTGGTGTGTTTGGGCAAAGGACAGAGAATAGCTGCTTCCCCTATGTTTATAGGTTCACAGGGAGACAACCTCCCCGGTTCCATTTATAACATAAACCAAACCAGTATTCAGGAACATATTCAGAGTTTTCGGCTTCCCCTATGTTATTAGTCACTAGGTTATCAGCCCTCAGGATTTCGATGATGAGTTGTAATTCTGTACCGTTGATAAGATAAGTAGTACTAACTTTCATATCAAAGGCTGATTAACGCTGAAGAGTAAGTACCTACTAAGTCGATGTGGCGGACAGCAGATTGAACTGGGTACTGGTGTGAAATTTGTGGCCTCTGAGCAAGTTTTTTGATTCTGAGGACTCCAACCAGGAATCACCACAAAATGCATGCAAAATAGTACAAAGGTAAACAAATCACCGCGGAAGCGATGTATTGCACGGAGTATGGAACTCCCCAAACCTCCTGGCACTCACCGATGACCAGACCTTCCTCCTCGAACTTCCGGCTCCATCGATCTGCGACCGGAGCAGCGGAGGGAGGGGACGGTGAGGGAGTGGAACTGCGGGAGGAAATGTGACGGGCAGCTGTGGAAGGCTGGTGCAGCAGTTCGGCCTGactctgcgccgccgccgcggccggacTGCCGGAGCGCACCACCGTTGCCGTCGGCGGGCGCACCCTTCCCACTTTCCTCCCAACTTGTTTAAAGCCCATTAGCATTATCTGGGCCGGTTCATCGGCCCATTTCGACGTGAAAACACGAGCCCTAATAAGCAAGCACTGGACCGGACACAACAAGACCCTAGACGGTTAAACCCTCTCCTTCTTCCCTTCCTCCGCAAAGAcccacaaccgccgccgccgccgccgccgcccaccgcaaCAGCTCCGTCCGGCcatggcgaagaagaggaagcgcAGCTCCGATGCTCCCGACGCCGCGGCCGTAGAGAAGCCCGACGACTCTGCGCCGGAGCGGCCGGCGCGCACGCTCTTCGGGTTCAAGGACAAGCCGGACTCCGCCGCCGTCGAGCCTGCTTCCAAGGACGGCGCGCCGTTCCGGAACAAGGAGAAGGTGCTCGTTACGTGCTCCCGTCGCATCATCTACAGGTGAGCGCGCTGCCCTCTGTCGTCTGTGGTTGGAATCCATGTTTGTTGTAGGGTGTAATAAGTGTTTTGGGGATTGGACTTGGTGTTGCGCTGCAGGTACCGGCATCTGATGCAGAACGTGGTGTCGCTGCTGCCGCACGCCAAGAAGGACAGCAAGGTCGAGTCCAAGCAGAGCAAGGGCGGCCAGCTCAACGAGCTCGTCGAGCTCAGGAGCTGCTCCAGCTGCCTCTTCTTCGAGGTATTACACATGTATACTCCGTTCGGTTGCCTACGTTGATAGGGGAATGACATAATATGAATGGTCATAGTGCGATTAACATTGAATAAGTTACTCTTGTCTGGTGACAATCACCTTTAAACTTTAGCTTTAACATTGAATAAGTTAGCCTTGCTACTATGACATGAAGCTCTACTGAGCTTTGTAAAGTGTAAACCACACAGTATGTTTCCGCATCTTAAAAATGTGTTGCCATACTGTGACGACGCTCCAGAATTAAGCAGAGTTGCAAATTCCTATACTGAAGCATCTTCCACATGTGTATTGCAGTGCAGAAAACAGAAAGATCTTTACCTGTGGATGGTCAAGTCTCCCGCAGGACCCTCAGTGAAATTTCTAGTCAACGCTGGTATACTCTCACACCAATAGTAGTTATCCAGTTGCTTTACATGATGCGTCATCATCTACTAATCCCCAACCATCCCGTAACATTTGCGTACAGTTCACACTATGGAGGAACTGAAGCTCACTGGCAACCATCTGAAAGGGTCACGCCCTCTGCTTACGTTTTCTTCAAATTTTGACCAGCAGCCTCACTGGAAGCTCTTGAAGGAAATGATAACTCAAGTACGTCGATGGTTTGGCATGCTACATCATTCCGTGCATGTGTTATATCAGCCTTTTGCACAAACTGATATGACCTGTATTAATCTTGTTATGTATTTCCTTTTTTGCAAGAATCATTGTTTTATTATTTACTCTGGGTTCTTACTTGGTGGCAGAAGAGATCACAGTTGCTTTTTTGACAAGTATTTATCATAAAATCATATTTATATGGACTGAATTAACATGTGCTTATTTGCTCTAATGTAGTTGTAGATTAACATGTGCTTATTTGCTCTGATGTGTATATTTGCATCCAGTTTTTGGCCTTTCAAGGAAGGATTCACTCTTATTAACTCTAGTTCTATTCTAAAAATTCAAGTTATAGACAAACCAAGTACGGTAAAAGTATATTTGTGTTTCAATTGCTTGCTGTGGGCTAAAAAATAGAGTTGTGTTTATGATTTCTTGAGCTCATTATCAGTGATGTGATAATATTGTGTTTGGAATCAGTTTTATAGGCTCAAGTTAATTATATTGAGGCATGCTCTTCTTTTATTCAGAGAACTTCAGAGCTCACTCGTTGTGAATTGCTGTACTTGCAGATTTTTGCTACTCCAAAAGATCATCGAAAGGCAAAACCTTTTCATGATCATGTGTTTGTCTTCTCCATTGTGGATGACCACATTTGGTTCAGAAATTACCAGGTGATGTATTGCTCTGTTTGGATATCGATTCTCATGAGCTTTCACTTTTTGAAACCAATTAAGTTATTAGCATCATGCCATCATCTGAATTTTAGCAAGTGATATGCTTGCAGATTTCTGTTCCCCACAATGAGATTGACAAAGTTGATAAAGGAGGCCTGGACAAAATGACACTTGTTGAGGTAAAAGTTCAGTGAGCTTATATCTGGACAGTGTACATAGCTCGTGGTTGCTAACCAAATTTTTTACTGAATTGCTCTGTGTAGGTTGGTCCCAGGTTCTGTTTGAATCCGATCAAAATATTTGGCGGTAGTTTTGGTGGCCCCACATTGTACGAGAACCCGTTCTACGTGTCTCCCAATCAGGTATTGCTTTCACCTGTTGATGTAGACTATAGTAGAAATGTTCCAAACATCTCCAAATAAAATCTGGGTTAGCCTCTTCCATTACCACGGAATGGTTATAGTATGGTGAATTTTGTGTGATTAGAAACAGTCAACTCTTAGAAAGTTGACTGACATTGAATGCTGCTGTAATCCTATGCTAGTATTTCTTTTGGGGGGAATTTATGAAGTGTTCTAGAATGGCAAGGCATGCTGACAATTATCTCTCTTTCAGATGTTCCTTGTAGTGTTCAAATAAAACACTCCTTGCACATTATTCCACCACTCCGCTCCTTGTTTTGGCTCTAACTTGTAATGTTTGATCCGCATGCTTACAATACAGTTTAGTGTTATCGTATGCTCACCAGTATTCAGGTGCTATTCTGTATTTGATTCAGTTGTCACAAGGCAGTTCCTGAGATGTTAAATCTACATTTCTTCCATGTACATTCATAGGTCCTATTTTAACGATTATTTATTTCACCAGATCCGGGCACTAGAGAAGCGGAAGAAGGCAGGGAAGTATGCCCACAAGGTGAAGGCCAAGGTGAGGCGGAGGGAGCATGAGAAGGTGCACCACCTGGAACCCGATGAGTTTGCTGACATTTGGAAAGGGGAAGACTAGTGCAGATGCAACGATTGAGCCGATGGACTCGTCGAACAAAGGATTGTACTACTCGCGCTGGCTATCATCAAGCAGTGAATTTTGGGTACCGTTCTGTGGTAGTTCTTGTATGACAAAGCATGTGCTTGCTACTATTTACATAAACAACCAGAATTTGATGTTACGAGTAACTGTATCGCCTTTTTTTGTGTGTCCTCAAGTGTGTTGACTCCATTCTGCTTGCTGTCTGTGCTTTTCGCCTGTTCGTTCACGTGTCTTTTCTTCTCTGATATTGTAATCGCAAAGCAAATGTGAAAGCTTTGATACAAAATGATTGCAGGTGTCACAGGTTTATACTTAAGTACCGGTTTATAGGATCTGCGCGTATCCCTAGATTATTTGTTTGACCAAAACAATATAAACTATAGAACAGTAAAGTTATATCATTGAAAAGTAGAGCATATGAACATCCTAATGATGTATGTTTTGCAATATGTATCTTAGTTAAATTTACAATAGGAACACGGGTAGGATTTATAAATTGGGAGGGAGACAATGTTAAGTCAATACGAGAGGCGGAGCCGAACAGCTATTACCAGGAATGCTAATTGATCTAAGTTGAACTAATAATTTTGCCTAAACGAACCATAAAAACAATCGAACTTGAATCTGCTTTTATAGAGAGCAAGTGACGAACAAACGCACGAAGTCTGAGAAGCACCATGTCGTTTTAGCTCTTATAATGGGCCAGAAACTACGCCTGGCACTATGACAAAAACGGGCCGTATGGGCCTGGACAGAAAGCCCAGCAACACAGTCCAGAAACCAACTAGGGTTTCCACCTCCGCGCAGCCGCACACATATAAACCTGCGACCACGCACGCCcgtccattcttcttcctccaccgccgccgcctccctccccgagccgcagcgccgccgccgcctccacccacCGCAGGGATCCCCCAATGGCTCCGTCGTCGAAGATGGCGCTGGGCATCAAGCGCGCGTCGCGGTCCAACACCTACCACCGCCGCGGCCTCTGGGCCATCAAGGCCAAGAACGGCGGCGCCTTCCCCAAGGCAGacaagcccgccgccgccgccgagcccaaGTTCTACCCCGCCGACGACGTCAAGCCGCGCACCGTCAGCACCCGCAAGCCAAAGCCCACCAAGCTCAGGTGCTCGCGTCCTGCCCGCCTCGCCTGTCTCTCTCTCGATCGATCCCGTTGTGCGGAAGCTTTACGCTGAGATCGATTTGGTTTGTCGCAGGTCTACCATCACGCCCGGGACGGTGCTCATCCTGCTCGCGGGGAGGTACATGGGGAAGCGCGTGGTGTTCCTCAAGCAGCTCAAGTCCGGCCTGCTCCTCATCACTGGTAAGTCACTGCTGCCTTCTGCACTACAGTTGCTTTCCTTGATAACCTTGTATTGTAGCCCAGCAGGTTAGCTGTATGCGTTGCTGATTACTGAACTACGTTCTAGGTTAGCTATCCAAAGCAATTATTTGCATGGTAGACGATCTCGCTTGTTTTGGTTACCCACATCTAGTATAGCTTGTTGTTACGTCGACCCTGTTACTAACGTTTGGTTTTGTTTGTTCGCTTCTTACATTGGCGTTGTACTGGCAAGTGTGCTTAGAAAGCTGACTTAGGAACTACAATGAAATGCAAATGAAATACCTTATGTAGTTTTTG includes:
- the LOC124685905 gene encoding ribosome biogenesis protein BRX1 homolog 2-like, translated to MAKKRKRSSDAPDAAAVEKPDDSAPERPARTLFGFKDKPDSAAVEPASKDGAPFRNKEKVLVTCSRRIIYRYRHLMQNVVSLLPHAKKDSKVESKQSKGGQLNELVELRSCSSCLFFECRKQKDLYLWMVKSPAGPSVKFLVNAVHTMEELKLTGNHLKGSRPLLTFSSNFDQQPHWKLLKEMITQIFATPKDHRKAKPFHDHVFVFSIVDDHIWFRNYQISVPHNEIDKVDKGGLDKMTLVEVGPRFCLNPIKIFGGSFGGPTLYENPFYVSPNQIRALEKRKKAGKYAHKVKAKVRRREHEKVHHLEPDEFADIWKGED